The Porphyrobacter sp. HT-58-2 genome has a window encoding:
- a CDS encoding MFS transporter: MGAGVTAPTSPLQIGDYRRYWLARFMAVFATMSMVVLLGYQLYEVARDDYGMSVAEASFQLGLLGLAQFIPLFVLTPLAGLAADRFDRRHVAAFANGIDGCVAVVLAVLTWADALNLPILFTLAAAHGAARVFVGPSMSAIAPNIVPPPLLPRAIALSSIAWQAASVAGPAVGGLIYAGVTWLPHTISAALMVAAMVLILTVRPIKARHEGPPLRPLRQIVEGMVYVWRERFLLGCITLDLFAVLLAGATALLPVFARDILFVGPEGLGLMRAAPALGAASVALWLSFRPLQREVGVKMLWAVAAFGALTIAFAFSRCLMLSLAILSLMGAVDMISVFIRSSLVQLFTPDDRRGRVSAISGLAISASNELGEMQSGLAAALLGAVGAVVFGGAGAIVVTLVWAWQFPELRRARSFEPQELKREVST; this comes from the coding sequence ATGGGCGCTGGCGTGACCGCACCAACCTCCCCCCTCCAGATCGGCGATTATCGGCGTTACTGGCTGGCCCGCTTCATGGCGGTGTTCGCCACGATGTCGATGGTGGTGCTGCTCGGTTACCAGCTCTACGAGGTGGCGCGCGACGACTACGGCATGAGCGTCGCCGAGGCCTCATTTCAGCTCGGTCTGCTGGGTCTTGCGCAATTCATCCCGTTGTTCGTGCTGACCCCGTTGGCGGGCCTCGCCGCAGATCGCTTCGATCGTCGCCATGTTGCCGCCTTTGCCAATGGGATTGATGGGTGCGTGGCCGTGGTGCTGGCGGTGCTGACTTGGGCTGACGCGCTGAACCTGCCGATCCTGTTCACTCTCGCCGCTGCCCATGGCGCAGCGCGGGTCTTTGTCGGCCCGTCGATGAGCGCCATCGCGCCTAATATCGTGCCCCCTCCTCTGCTGCCGCGCGCCATTGCCCTGTCCTCGATCGCCTGGCAGGCCGCCAGCGTCGCGGGTCCAGCGGTGGGCGGGCTGATCTATGCCGGGGTAACATGGCTGCCGCACACGATCTCGGCCGCTTTGATGGTTGCGGCGATGGTGCTGATCCTGACTGTGCGCCCGATCAAGGCACGGCACGAGGGCCCACCGCTGAGACCGCTGCGGCAGATCGTCGAAGGCATGGTCTATGTCTGGCGGGAGCGATTTCTGCTGGGCTGCATCACGCTTGATCTGTTTGCGGTGCTGCTGGCCGGAGCAACCGCCCTGCTCCCGGTGTTCGCCCGTGATATCCTGTTTGTCGGGCCAGAGGGACTTGGGCTGATGCGCGCAGCGCCGGCGCTCGGCGCGGCCAGTGTTGCCCTGTGGCTGTCATTCCGGCCGCTTCAGCGAGAGGTGGGGGTCAAGATGCTCTGGGCTGTTGCAGCCTTCGGCGCCCTGACCATCGCCTTTGCCTTTTCGCGCTGCCTGATGCTGTCGCTGGCGATCCTGAGCCTCATGGGCGCGGTGGACATGATCTCGGTCTTTATCCGATCATCGCTGGTGCAATTGTTCACACCCGATGACAGGCGCGGAAGGGTATCGGCGATCTCGGGTCTGGCGATCTCGGCCTCGAATGAATTGGGCGAAATGCAGTCGGGGCTGGCAGCGGCGCTGCTGGGCGCTGTCGGCGCAGTTGTATTCGGCGGGGCTGGTGCGATAGTCGTGACCTTGGTCTGGGCGTGGCAATTCCCAGAGCTGCGCCGCGCCCGCAGCTTCGAGCCGCAGGAACTCAAAAGAGAGGTATCGACATGA
- a CDS encoding PilZ domain-containing protein: MAGGANLSVTDLRRAARHPVDFPAIVEHFEHGDLHLHVCNLSAHGFMVDDARQLVRGDRIIIRLPIVGRIEAYVIWTRDSRAGFQFERIIRLDDFVAIIDQLQPNPRLRRPR, encoded by the coding sequence GTGGCTGGTGGAGCAAATCTGAGTGTCACCGATCTGCGTCGCGCTGCGCGGCATCCGGTCGATTTCCCGGCTATCGTCGAGCACTTCGAGCACGGTGATCTTCACCTGCATGTCTGCAACCTTTCAGCGCACGGCTTCATGGTCGATGATGCGCGGCAACTTGTGCGCGGTGATCGCATCATTATCCGTCTGCCCATTGTCGGTCGGATTGAAGCCTATGTGATCTGGACCCGTGACAGCCGTGCGGGATTTCAGTTCGAACGGATCATCCGGCTTGATGATTTCGTGGCGATCATTGATCAGCTGCAGCCCAACCCGCGCCTGCGCCGTCCGCGCTGA
- the cysK gene encoding cysteine synthase A — translation MKADNILATIGGTPHIRLNRLFPDHEVWIKSERANPGGSIKDRIALAMVEDAEARGALQPGGTIVEPTSGNTGIGLAMVAAVKGYRLVLVMPESMSVERRRLMLAYGASFDLTPREKGMKGAIERAQQLVDETPGAWMPSQFDNGANPAVHARTTAQEILADFADSPIDVMITGVGTGGHLTGCAEALKQHWPNMKAYGVEPALSPVINGGQPGPHPIQGIGAGFIPGNLHTNAIDGAIAVDAEEAKDMARRAAREEGMLVGISSGATLAAIASKLSSLPAGSRVLGFNYDTGERYLSVPDFLPVE, via the coding sequence ATGAAGGCTGACAACATCCTCGCCACCATCGGCGGTACGCCGCATATTCGCCTGAACCGGCTGTTTCCCGATCACGAGGTGTGGATAAAGTCCGAGCGCGCCAACCCGGGCGGCTCGATCAAGGATCGCATTGCGCTGGCGATGGTCGAAGATGCCGAAGCGCGCGGTGCGTTGCAGCCCGGCGGCACGATTGTCGAACCGACCAGTGGCAACACCGGGATCGGGCTGGCGATGGTCGCAGCGGTCAAGGGTTACCGCCTAGTTCTGGTGATGCCCGAATCCATGTCGGTCGAACGGCGCCGGTTGATGCTGGCCTATGGCGCGAGCTTTGATCTTACTCCGCGCGAAAAGGGCATGAAGGGCGCGATCGAGCGTGCGCAACAACTGGTTGACGAGACTCCCGGAGCGTGGATGCCGAGCCAGTTTGACAATGGCGCCAACCCGGCCGTCCATGCGCGTACCACTGCGCAGGAAATCCTCGCGGATTTCGCCGACAGCCCGATTGACGTGATGATCACAGGGGTCGGTACAGGCGGCCATCTTACCGGCTGCGCGGAGGCATTGAAGCAGCACTGGCCGAACATGAAGGCCTATGGCGTCGAACCTGCGCTTTCGCCTGTCATTAACGGCGGCCAGCCCGGCCCGCACCCGATCCAGGGCATTGGCGCAGGCTTCATCCCCGGCAACCTCCACACCAACGCCATCGACGGCGCAATCGCTGTCGATGCGGAGGAAGCCAAGGACATGGCCCGCCGCGCCGCGCGCGAGGAAGGCATGCTGGTCGGCATTTCGTCAGGCGCTACGCTTGCCGCGATTGCTTCGAAGCTTTCGTCACTTCCCGCCGGATCACGC